Part of the Kitasatospora sp. NBC_00374 genome is shown below.
CAGACGATCTCGTAGGTGACCAGGACGAGCGGGTAGGCGCCCTCCTGATCGGTCCCGTAGTCCAGGGTCAGGGCCAGGTCGTTGCCGGTGCCGGAGACCTGCGCGGTGCCGATGGTGGTGGCCGCGTTGGCCGCGGTGGCCTCGACCGGCTTGGACGCGCCGGTCGCGACGGCTGCGCTGTCGAGGTTGTTGGTCTGCGCGAAGGACAGCTCGACGTAGCCGACGGAGTTCTTCACCTGCTTGACCTGCGCGGCCACCCCCGCGCTGCCGCTCGCGGACTGGCCGCCCTTACCCGCCCAGGACTTCGCCGGCGGGTACGGCCAGGCGCCGCCCGAGGTCGCGGCGAGGTACTGGGTGAGGTTGTCGGTGGTGCCGGAGTCGTCCGCACGGTGGATGGCCTGGATCTCGGCGTCGGGCAGCGACACGCCGGGGTTGAGAGCGGCGATTGCGGGGTCGTTCCAGGTGGTGATCTGCGAGTCGAAGATCTTGGCGATGGTCGGTCCGTCCAGGACCAGCGAGTCGACCCCGTCGATGTTGAAGACGATGGAGACCAGGCCGCCGACCATCGGCAGGTCGATACCCTGGCCTCCGGTGCAGGTCTCCTTGGTGGCATCGACCTCGGCGGGCTTCAGCGCCGCGTCGGAACCGGCGAAGGCGACCTTCCCCGCGGTGAACTGCTGGATGCCGGCGCCGGACCCGCTCGCGCCGTAGGTGATCGTGACACTCGGGCACGCTGCGCTGAAGGCGGTCTTCCAGATGTCGATCGCGTTGCCCTGAGCGGTCGAACCGGCGCCCAGCACCTGCCCCGACCCGGCGCACGCGATGGCGCTCGTCGCGCTCTCGGCGGGCACCGACAGCGTCGGCCCCCCGGACGGATCGGACCCGCACGCCGCGGCGGCGGACGCGAGGGCGAGGACGACGGCCGTCCTGGACAGCGAAGCGAGCAGGACGGTACCCCGTGGGCGCATGGTGGTCTCCGGGACGGGCGGGCATGCGGACGACGCCCATCCTGGGCCCGCTCCCCGCCGCTCAGGACGGACGACATGCCGGGCCCCACCCCGGACGGCCCAGGCTCCGACCCCATACGGCCGTACCCGTCCACCCGCTCGCGCACGGCTCCCGGGCCGTCGAGCCGCACCCCCCGGCGGACCGGGTGACCGCCGGGCGCACAATGGCGGCATGACGAACGATCATGCCACCGCGGACGCCTGGGCCGCGATCAGCGACACGCCGGAACTCGCCGCCGCCGTACGCCACAAGAGCGCGCCCGGGACACTCCCCTCCCGGCTGGCCGTGCGCGACCTGGCCCGCGCCACCGTCGCGGCCTGCTCGCTCGCGGCCGCCCAACTCCTCGCCACCCGCAACGACACGCGGCTGCCCGACGTCGAGGTGGACGAGGAGGCGGTCGCCACGGCCTTCGTCAGCGAGCGGCACCTGCGGATCGACGGCCGGACCCCGGTCAGCTTCGCGCCGCACTCGGGCTTCTTCCGGACCGCCGACGGCTGGGTGCGCACCCACGCCAACTACCCGCACCACCGCGCCCGGCTGCTCGCCGCCCTCGGCCTCCCGGCCGAGGCCGACGCCGCCCGGCTGGCCGCGGAGCTCGCCACCCGCGCGGCCGTCGACGTCCAGGAGACCGCGTACGCCGCCGACGCGCTGGCCGTCGCCGTCGCCCCCGTGGACCCGGCACGCGAGCCGCTGCCGCTGGTCGAGACCCTGGCCGGCGGCCCGACCGACCGCTCCCTGGCGGCCGCGCCGCTCCCCGCGGCCGGCGTGCGCGTCCTCGACCTGACCCGGGTCATCGCCGGCCCGGTCGCCACCCGCACCCTCGCCCTGCTCGGCGCGGACGTGCTGCGCCTCGACGCCCCGCACCTGCCCGAGAGCGAGGACGCGCAGGCGGACACCGGGTTCGGCAAGCGCTCCGCCCGGCTCGACCTCGCCGACCGGGCCGCGCTGGACGGTCTGCTCGCCGAGGCGGACGTCGTAATCACCGGCTACCGCCCGCACGCACTCGACCGGTTCGGCCTGTCGCCGGACGCACTGGCCGAGCGCCACCCGGGGCTGATCACCGCCCAGCTCTGCGCCTGGGGGTGGACCGGCCCGTGGGCGGACCGGCGCGGCTTCGACAGCCTGGTGCAGGCGGGCCGCGGCATCGCGGACCTGGAGTCCGCCCCCGACGGAACGCCCTGCGCCCTCCCCGCCCAGGCCCTCGACCACGGCACCGGCTACCTGCTCGCCGCCGCTGTGCTGCACGCCCTGACGCAACGCCAGCTGAACGGCCGCGGCACCCGGCTGCGCCTCTCGCTCGCCGGCACCGCCGACTGGCTGATCGGCCTGCCCCGGACCGACGGCGCCGGGCCCGACGCCGAGCAGGGCCGCACGCCCGACCGCTGGCTCACCGAGACCCCGAGCCCGTACGGCCTGCTGCGGCACGCCCGCCCGCCGATCGGCTACGCCGGCGCACCGGCCACCTGGACGCGCGGCCCGAGCCGCTGGGGGACCGACCGACCGTCCTGGACCTGACCCGCCTCACCCCAGCGCGGCCGCCTTGCGCAGCAACACCGACCGCTCGCGGACGTTGCCGCACAGCCGGGCGGCGAGCTCCAGCTCGGCCCGCGCCTCGGCGCTCCGGCCGAGCCGCGCCAGCAGCTCGCCGCGCACGCTCGGGAGCAGGTACGAGCCCGACAGGCGGCCGGAGGCGGCCAGCTCGTCCACCATGGACAGCGCCGGCTGCGGCCCGCTCGCCATGGCCACGGCGACGGCCCGGTTGAGCTCGACGACGGGTGAGGGAGCGACCCGGCCGAGCGCCTCGTAGAGGAGCACGATCCGCTCCCAGTCGGTCGTCGCCACCGAGGCCGCCGACGCGTGGCAGCCCGCGATCGCCGCCTGCAGCCCGTACGGTCCGAGGCCGCGCCCGAGCGCCGAGGCCCGGCCGATCGCGGCCAGACCTCGGCGGATCGCCGACCGGTCCCAGCGGCGGCGGTCCTGGTCCTCCAGGAGCACCGCCTCGCCGTCGGGCCCGGTGCG
Proteins encoded:
- the pstS gene encoding phosphate ABC transporter substrate-binding protein PstS; its protein translation is MRPRGTVLLASLSRTAVVLALASAAAACGSDPSGGPTLSVPAESATSAIACAGSGQVLGAGSTAQGNAIDIWKTAFSAACPSVTITYGASGSGAGIQQFTAGKVAFAGSDAALKPAEVDATKETCTGGQGIDLPMVGGLVSIVFNIDGVDSLVLDGPTIAKIFDSQITTWNDPAIAALNPGVSLPDAEIQAIHRADDSGTTDNLTQYLAATSGGAWPYPPAKSWAGKGGQSASGSAGVAAQVKQVKNSVGYVELSFAQTNNLDSAAVATGASKPVEATAANAATTIGTAQVSGTGNDLALTLDYGTDQEGAYPLVLVTYEIVCDKGNQPGTLDALKAFLTYTAGNDAQQAVGAKGYVALPEAITSKVRTAVAGLS
- a CDS encoding CoA transferase — its product is MTNDHATADAWAAISDTPELAAAVRHKSAPGTLPSRLAVRDLARATVAACSLAAAQLLATRNDTRLPDVEVDEEAVATAFVSERHLRIDGRTPVSFAPHSGFFRTADGWVRTHANYPHHRARLLAALGLPAEADAARLAAELATRAAVDVQETAYAADALAVAVAPVDPAREPLPLVETLAGGPTDRSLAAAPLPAAGVRVLDLTRVIAGPVATRTLALLGADVLRLDAPHLPESEDAQADTGFGKRSARLDLADRAALDGLLAEADVVITGYRPHALDRFGLSPDALAERHPGLITAQLCAWGWTGPWADRRGFDSLVQAGRGIADLESAPDGTPCALPAQALDHGTGYLLAAAVLHALTQRQLNGRGTRLRLSLAGTADWLIGLPRTDGAGPDAEQGRTPDRWLTETPSPYGLLRHARPPIGYAGAPATWTRGPSRWGTDRPSWT